A window of Actinomycetota bacterium contains these coding sequences:
- the sufB gene encoding Fe-S cluster assembly protein SufB — protein MAKTPLEIDPQGSYEQRWGWHDPENYVFKPSKGIDQTKVEEISFMKSEPKWMRDFRLKSFERYVRRPMPNWGADLSGIDFDDIYYFLRATDKPGRTWDEVPADIKNTFDRLGIPEAEREYLAGVSAQYESESVYHSVQESLTKQGVIFMDMDSAIREVPELVQRYWATVIPPNDNKLAALNSAVWSGGSFIYVPPGVKVDVPLQAYFRINAENMGQFERTLIIADEGSYVHYVEGCTAPAYTSASLHSAVVELIALPHSRIRYTTIQNWAGSVYNLVTKRAVAHENAVVEWVDGNIGSKVTMKYPAVVLAGRKAHGEVLSLAMANRGQHQDTGAKMTHAAPETSSTIISKSISKDGGRTSYRGLVKVEEGAYKSRSNVVCDALLIDDESISDTYPYMDIREEDVSIGHEATVARIGDDQMFYLQSRGIPEAEAAAMIVRGFIEPIAKSLPMEYAVELNRLIELEMEGSVG, from the coding sequence ATGGCGAAGACCCCCCTTGAGATAGACCCCCAGGGCTCCTACGAGCAGCGTTGGGGCTGGCACGACCCAGAGAACTACGTCTTCAAGCCCTCGAAGGGGATCGACCAGACGAAGGTCGAGGAGATCTCCTTCATGAAGTCCGAGCCGAAGTGGATGCGCGACTTCAGGCTGAAGTCCTTCGAGCGATACGTCCGTCGGCCGATGCCGAACTGGGGAGCCGATCTGTCCGGCATCGACTTCGACGACATCTACTACTTCCTCCGCGCGACCGACAAGCCCGGCCGCACGTGGGACGAGGTGCCGGCCGATATCAAGAACACGTTCGACCGCCTGGGGATCCCCGAAGCCGAGCGCGAGTACCTGGCCGGTGTCTCGGCCCAGTACGAGAGCGAGAGCGTCTACCACTCCGTGCAGGAGTCGCTGACGAAGCAGGGCGTCATCTTCATGGACATGGACTCGGCCATCCGCGAGGTGCCGGAGCTCGTCCAGAGGTACTGGGCCACGGTGATCCCTCCGAACGACAACAAGCTCGCCGCCCTCAACTCGGCCGTGTGGTCCGGCGGCTCCTTCATCTACGTCCCCCCGGGCGTGAAGGTCGACGTGCCGCTGCAGGCCTACTTCCGCATCAACGCGGAGAACATGGGCCAGTTCGAGCGCACGCTGATCATCGCCGACGAGGGCTCGTACGTTCACTACGTGGAGGGATGCACGGCGCCTGCCTACACGTCCGCGTCGCTGCACTCGGCCGTGGTCGAGCTGATCGCGCTGCCCCACTCCCGGATCCGCTACACCACGATCCAGAACTGGGCGGGTAGCGTCTACAACCTGGTCACGAAGCGCGCGGTCGCCCACGAGAACGCCGTCGTGGAGTGGGTCGACGGCAACATCGGGTCCAAGGTCACGATGAAGTACCCCGCCGTGGTGCTCGCCGGACGGAAGGCGCACGGAGAGGTGCTGTCCCTCGCGATGGCCAACCGCGGCCAGCACCAGGACACGGGAGCCAAGATGACCCACGCGGCTCCCGAGACGTCGTCCACGATCATCTCGAAGTCCATCTCGAAGGACGGGGGCCGGACGTCGTACCGCGGCCTCGTGAAGGTCGAGGAGGGCGCCTACAAGAGCCGGTCGAACGTGGTCTGCGACGCGCTCCTGATCGACGACGAATCGATCTCGGACACCTACCCCTACATGGACATCCGCGAGGAGGACGTCTCCATCGGCCACGAGGCCACCGTGGCCCGCATCGGCGACGACCAGATGTTCTACCTGCAGAGCCGCGGGATCCCCGAGGCCGAGGCGGCCGCGATGATCGTGCGCGGGTTCATCGAGCCGATCGCCAAGTCGCTCCCTATGGAGTACGCGGTCGAGTTGAACCGGTTGATCGAGCTCGAGATGGAAGGCTCGGTCGGCTAG